A portion of the Malania oleifera isolate guangnan ecotype guangnan chromosome 3, ASM2987363v1, whole genome shotgun sequence genome contains these proteins:
- the LOC131151318 gene encoding uncharacterized protein LOC131151318 has translation MKKEPKEQNCPPAGQGCSIKEFMRMNPPAFTGGPDPVATENWVQEIEEIMAVLNYTDEYFPSSIKDEKIEEFTNLTQGNMIVAEYAAKFVELSRFTPFLVPNEARKAKKFEKGMRHRIYELVVGFQVQSFSEIVDKVSVLEKSIQGSIEPSEHKKRPAPSGFQSEASQGLGKKGKEVMGSVYPKCDKRHRGECWYGTPNCYRCGKPGHRRKDCQEPLPMVAAQNQDKRKQ, from the exons ATGAAGAAGGAACCCAAAGAACAAAACTGTCCACCTGCAGGACAGGGTTGCAGCATAaaagagtttatgaggatgaacccccCAGCCTTTACAGGGGGACCTGATCCAGTGGCAACAGAGAactgggtacaggagatagaAGAAATCATGGCTGTACTCAACTATACGGATGA gtattttccttcatctatcAAAGATGAGAAGATAGAAGAGTTCACCAATTTGACCCAGGGAAACATGATAGTTGCGGAGTATGCGGCTAAATTTGTAGAACTGTCACGGTTCACTCCATTTCTGGTCCCAAATGAAGCAAGGAAGGCcaagaaatttgagaaaggtATGAGGCACAGAATCTATGAGCTGGTGGTCGGGTTTCAGGTTCAGAGTTTTTCAGAAATTGTTGACAAGGTCTCAGTGTTAGAGAAGAGTATCCAAGGCAGCATTGAGCCTTCAGAGCacaagaagagacctgcaccatctggTTTTCAGTCTGAGGCCAGTCAGGGATtaggaaagaaagggaaagaagtaATGGGCTCTGTATACCCAAAGTGTGATAaaaggcataggggtgaatgctggtATGGCACTCCGAATTGCTATAGGTGCGGTAAACCAGGGCACCGCAGGAAAGATTGCCAAGAACCCTTGCCTATGGTCGCTGCTCAGAATCAAGATAAGAGAAAGCAGTAG
- the LOC131151319 gene encoding protein RALF-like 24, whose product MTNCIFVLIDNHPYGRWISNFFFKLQAGKIFSGNYLATAQNLNSKPHKIRNREPDKQRELQAAEMTKPKTLLSFAPHFSLILLGAQLLLCDGVPILGMDSLKTSEIGVMPGRVCGAMIGECLPAAEGAEMDSDTNRRVLAMRKKYISYETLRRDMVPCQRPGASYYNCHARQANPYNRGCEMITYCARNVRDTKT is encoded by the coding sequence ATGACTAACTGCATATTTGTACTAATTGACAACCACCCATATGGCAGGTGGATCTCAAactttttcttcaagcttcaggCAGGCAAGATTTTTAGTGGCAACTATTTAGCAACAGCCCAAAACCTCAATTCCAAGCCTCACAAAATCAGAAACAGAGAACCAGATAAACAAAGAGAACTTCAAGCTGCAGAAAtgaccaaacccaaaacccttctTTCCTTCGCTCCCCACTTCTCTCTGATCCTTCTCGGTGCCCAGCTCTTACTCTGCGACGGAGTTCCAATTTTAGGCATGGATTCACTGAAAACCAGTGAAATTGGAGTAATGCCAGGAAGGGTCTGCGGTGCAATGATCGGAGAATGCTTGCCGGCGGCAGAGGGGGCAGAGATGGACTCCGATACCAACAGGAGGGTTCTGGCAATGCGGAAGAAGTACATAAGTTATGAGACGCTGAGGCGGGACATGGTTCCTTGCCAGAGGCCGGGAGCTTCCTACTACAATTGCCACGCAAGGCAGGCGAACCCTTACAATAGAGGTTGTGAAATGATCACATATTGTGCTAGAAATGTCAGAGATACCAAAACCTGA